The Cydia strobilella chromosome 26, ilCydStro3.1, whole genome shotgun sequence sequence acatacgagacagcggaaagcgactttgttttatactatgtagtgaagagtTGTAAAATCTAAGCCATTTTGATAAttaaactagatggcgctgtacgatGCCATgttgaatttctttatttttcgcCCAATCGCGTTTAAAATCGATATCTCAGGATCCAAGAGGTCACTGTTTACGAATCTACAATAAAAAATTGCTGAAATAGCAGACATGAAAAAatagtgtgtgcgtgtaatcgattgaagtaaaacttctttacgtttatcgctatgttggcactttgacgtgtgtcactactgagcgttacttccgtcagaaaatgtctgagttaccctctagtcgcgcctaaagaagttttacttcaaaaatgtgCTGTGATGACTGAgttgtacagcgccatctatattAGCTATCAAACGCAACGCACGAATTTGTCTCAGCCTTTGCACATCTtagggggcccactgattaccactccgccggacgatatcagcctgtcagttagaacaaaaagttgacagttccaaacaactgacaggccagagactgcaggcggactggtaatcagtccCTTCGTGCATAATAAATTGTTGATCATCATTATATCAGCCTGACGTTCCCTGCTGGACAtacaaggatctccacaacgaccaaACTGCGATAGGAAACAGATCCTCAGTCCATATCTTGCTATTTCCGGTTCCGGAACTAGAAGGGAGTAAAAACAAGTTAACCTTTTGACCAGTAAATGACTTCAACTGAcaacccaatatcaaccttcgtgccttCCAACAAGGTTTAGAATGACGCGCCGCATACTATAGGCGTGGCGTTTACATGGATAATgagaaatccatactaatattataaatgcgaaagtctgtctgtgtgttccctcttcacgcttaaaccgctgaatcgatttagatgaaatttggcatagagataggttgagtccctgagaaggacataggatagtttttatcccaaaaatcatcatttaagaaagtaaaaagcggggtggaattgagataattaacgaagtgcctgctaatttgtgtgcataatatgcccaaatttagattgctatgagattttctccaggcgcattcttactctagctgcggttactaagtccacgcagacgaagtcgcgggcaaaagctagtattataaatgcgaaagtctgtctttctgtctgtgtgttccctcttcacgcttaaaccgctgaatcgatttagatgaaatgtgGCATAGAGATAAGTTGAGTCcctgggaaggacataggatagtttttatcccaaaaatcatcccttaagaaagtaaaaagcggggtggaattgaattaatgaagtgcctgctaatttgtgtgcataatatgctcaaattgaattattgctatgagaatttttccaggcgctactttagctgctgttactaagtacgcagacgaagtcgcggacaaaagctagtaatgTATTATAAGTAAACTGTTGTAATGTATACAAATTGTTGTAGATGTAGCTATTTGTGAGATTTGGTTTGTATACCCTCTAAGTGTATGTATGTGGGAATAAATCAGTTGTTGTCAAGCGCTCGTGGTGTCTCATTTAACAGtacacaaataaaaagaaatatagATACCTGTTTTATTGTGGTGCCAAATGGGGTACCGTTTAAAGGAGGggttccaccagtgtgcggcacaggCATATTCGGTGCAAAAATGCTTGTGCAGCAACACACACTACGCAACCGCattgttttttctaatgctaaaaaaagttttttcgtaacaaaaaaattatttactaagactcctctgtccgtctgtctgtcgccaggctgtatcttatgaaccgtgatagcaagcagttgaaattttcacatgatgtatttctgttaaattgccgctataacaacaaatactaaaaacagaataaaattaatatttaagtggggctcctatacaacaaacgtgattttttgccgtttttttggtaatggtacggaacccttcgtgcgcgagtccgactcgcacttggccgggtgttttttatatataacatccaatattttggtatattcatttttcttacattttacttgaTCGAAGTTGGGCACGAACGCGCGAAGTGAGGATACCCTACTGTTACTTTTGTGAACCCTGATTTTCAAataaatgagggctaccgttttaatgctcaccagttggcgccactgtagatgtaggtccagaaaaacagatctcaaagttcttctatgcttatttttaaaaaaccaatACGTTCtaaatttctaatttttttattttttttattattcaaattgcacacagcacacacacacacacacacacacacacagctacacacacacacacactcttttatacacagcattacagtattactaccaaggcactgcgaactacaaaacaaataaaaatacaaagatacaataccctacgagaaaacacaaaaatttaagtatttaagatttgggcgacgacataacagcgtggctccgttgcgtcgtctggcttggtgtagaattcggcaagttgccccggaaccgccgaaacaccacacccttcggccagaagtccgcgctagcgatggtgtcctgcagcggccgcggcacgcgcaccacaaatgAACTGAAGTGCACATAGTGACGCGACTGTAGCTGGTGCACCCTCAGCGTATAGCCAGTCTTCTGGCGGATGTACTCCACCACCTCGTCGGCTCCGGCGGAGTAATGCAGTCGAGACACGTAGAGCGCCTTACTCGGTGTTGCAATTCGTAGACCGGAATTAACCGGCTCCGCAGTGCCACACAGTCTTACGGGGCGACCTGCGTGCCTTTCTCTTCCTTTCCACTAGTGAATCCCTCCTTATCCACATTGGTGCGGGAGGACTTCTCTAAAAGGGGAGCCCGTGATTTACACGCCTTAGAAGGCGCGTTGACCCGGTTAGCTGCGACAGACTGACCGACGACGTCAGCATAAGCACGCTGACGTGACTTGGAGGAGACATTTTGCAGTGTCAGCAGCACTTAAACTAACCGACTCGACACAAGTGTCAGGTCGATAATCgcttttgaaatttgaaaccgCCGACCGAGTTGGAGCATTCCGCGAACATGTAATTTCGTCACGTAACTCGGCGATAGTGACTAGGCTAGCTTCAAACTTCATAATAACTTCGGCTAATCTTGTATTTAGGGCCACGATTTTCTTAAACAAGAGGCGAACGTCGACATTATCCGGAGCACACGACGGAAGGATAGGGGCACCCGTCGCCACAAACTCCGGAATCCGATCCTTATTTCACTCAGGATTTTCATTATGTCCTCAAGGGACTTCTTCCCGGCTTCATCTCCTCTCCGGTGAGGTACATATGTGCCGACGATCCTAATATACACATAGGTATTTATCATCtaaatgtgcaatttttttcaacctgtttaattttccatatattttagttggcacttctTTAAACTAccaacatttattgagctatatctattgtttaccatgattaatgaAACATGggcaaagatttaccacaattatgaataaggagtgaaaattcccgagtaaaaagcttgaaaccctcAAAACTTCTattcatttgacattttgaaagacctccatctacactaacgcccctagcggcgaaattaaacgcggtagccctcattgtaacACAGGTAACGAGTTTTGGTGATACAACTTTAAACAATCAGCAGCAGAAGAATTACGTGGTGTGTCCAAATTTATCTGAATACAGATTGTTGCTAATAAATTAAAgaacaaaaagaaagaaaatacatttattgaaCAAAATAACCTGTACAGGCTTATTTGataataaacgaaataaatatcacatacaaaggaaaaaacgcactggaggccttggtcatttttgccttagtatatcccaggtagcatttagacgtcattatgacgtcctttacgtcattatgacgtataaatgacgtcattatgaggtcacttgtacgtcgctgacgtcactttgctacctgggatgatatttatttcgtttatagtttaaatagtagtgtgactacttgtaaaaacgcAAATtagaatattttcataagaaagtaatttaattagttcTTAGAGTATTTgataatagtaaaaataaaccACTACTTTTCTATTAACTTAAATATGCAACTGCTATTCATGTATGTCAAAAAGATAATCTCAATGGCATAATgcctttaatacaaaattagtttatcattttatcaattaaaaaaaatacaagtgtgGTCAATGCGGCCAAATCCGTCATAGGGACGATTCCGTACACAAGCGTTTTTTTTCAACAATAATTTCATCGATAGAGCAGCGTTTGCTTTTAGTTCAGAGTGGATGacctatttataaaatactGTAACTCTTTATTACTCTAAGCCTTCTAAGGGATCCTCTTCCATGTCAAATGTATTGTGTCTCTTCATGTGAATGTTCACATCTGCCGCCCTTCTCGCCCTATAGCCACATATGCCACATTCGTACGGTTTCTCCGCGCGGTGTATCCTCATATGAATCTGCAAGTCTATTTTCCGGCGAGTTTTGTGCCCGCACTCGTTGCATTGAAAGGGTTTCTCTCCCATGTGTTGCAAGACATGATTTCGGAGACCTGATATGTGCCGACACCTAAATTCACACAGGGCACATTGATAAGGCTTCTCGCCAGTGTGTCTCATTTCGTGACTTTTCAGATGAGTTTTGCGCGTACACTTGAACTCACAGAAACTACACTGAAAGGGTTTCTCCCCAGTGTGCACCAGCAGATGTCTATCCATATCTGTTCGTATAGCACCCTTGTAGCCGCAAAAGTCGCATTCATAGGGTTTGTTACCCGTGTGTATCATTAGGTGGATTCTCAgggatttttttactttacacGCATAATCACAATACGTACACTTGAACGGCTTTTCGTCTGAATGTACTTTCTGATGTTCTTTGATACCCGCTTTCCTACTGCATTTGTAGTCGCAAATGTTGCATTTAAATGGTTTTTCACCGGTGTGCCTCATTTCGTGATATTGAAAGGTACTTTTTGTATTGGTCACGTAATCGCAGTAGCGGCATTTATAGGGCTTAACGTCTTTATCAATCTTGTGTATTCTCTCGTGAAGTTGTAAGTCTTGTTTCCGATAACCCTTGTAGTTACAACGGCTACATTCAAATGGTTTGTCACCGGTGTGTTTCATctcgtgtatttttaatttaattttctgcCTGCACGTGAAATCACAGTGACTACATTTAACGGGATTATTATTTAAGTGTGTCAATTCGTGTTTTAGTAAGTCTGTTTTCCTTTTACACTTGTAGTTACATTTGTTGCAGTAAAGAGGCTTATCGTTGGAGTGTATCATTTGGTGAAGTCGTAAGGATGTCTTGCGACTAGACTTATAGTCGCAGTGGGTGCACTCATAGGGCTTCTGTCCAGTGTGGATCATAACATGTTTACGTAAGTCACTCTTTGTAAAAGATTTGTACTCACAATCGTTACACTCAAATCGTTTCTTACCGGTGTGTACAATACGGTGACTTTGTAAGTCTCTTTGTCTTTTACCCTTgtagttacaaatgttacagcTATATAGTTTCTCATTCGTGTGTACGACCTGGTGTTGTTGCATAAAATATTTCCGTTTGCATTTAAAATCGCATTTATCACATGAGTAAGGTTTCTCGCTACTGTGTATTGTTAGATGTATGCGGAAACTGGCTATACGTGGAGTTTTGTACCTACATTGCCGACAATGGAACACACCATTTACAGAGTGACTATTTAAATGTGCTTGCAAACTTTTCTTGTTTTCCGTTGTAAACTCACATTCAGAACACATGAAACTGACAACGCCATGTACATTTTTCTCATGCTCTAACACAAGTAATTTATTTTCGAATAAAGAACCGCAGAAATCACAGACAAATTTTCCAGCTGAGTTACGTACATGTCGGGAATGAGTGTGTATATGTTTTGTTAAAACAGACTTACTTTTGAAACCCCTCCCACAGTCGTTACATTCATACTTTACagcagtatttatatttaacattcTGTTAAGTTTAGGTCGCTTGAACGTGGTTCGTAGTTGGTATGAGTCGGATAAATGTTTCGGTCTGATACGTCGCAGCTGGTAGTAGCCGACACTTGAGGTATAGTCGAGTGGTCCGAGCTTGTACACACGGCGCCCGACGCGGCAGGTGCGCCGCCTCTCGTTCACGATAAGGCGCTCCAGGCGGACCGAGCAAGCCCTGTTACAgcaatcttaaaaaaaatttataaacattagaaaacaagttttttttacaaattttccatttttgatacaagatttttatttcaacaggcaactaataatcGTCGAggcaattctaacaaccccaaacacattCAGGATGCattgtctccatcatcagatcaggtctatagctagccatacacgcacggatttgcccgtcggatctgcctgaaagatgtgtctggcggacacatccgtcaatgtgtggcgagaaatagacacagatgggcagcagacaggcatccggcggacaaat is a genomic window containing:
- the LOC134753149 gene encoding zinc finger protein 271-like; translation: MSLEAIPVKMEIEEDYVKKEPAEGFSEDFEKEFNVKEVVNDIDRSKEKDILDVKDEEICPNEEPAIVKEVVGNIVENIKKEDSVKELEIPRDVEAEDKCSNEEPETVEELVKDIKEEVCVKEVSNESQRDLEKENCANEEQCVKEETEEIADSGDLYEDVLRALMDPNLAKDEIEPESVLQAMMVSAVQDCCNRACSVRLERLIVNERRRTCRVGRRVYKLGPLDYTSSVGYYQLRRIRPKHLSDSYQLRTTFKRPKLNRMLNINTAVKYECNDCGRGFKSKSVLTKHIHTHSRHVRNSAGKFVCDFCGSLFENKLLVLEHEKNVHGVVSFMCSECEFTTENKKSLQAHLNSHSVNGVFHCRQCRYKTPRIASFRIHLTIHSSEKPYSCDKCDFKCKRKYFMQQHQVVHTNEKLYSCNICNYKGKRQRDLQSHRIVHTGKKRFECNDCEYKSFTKSDLRKHVMIHTGQKPYECTHCDYKSSRKTSLRLHQMIHSNDKPLYCNKCNYKCKRKTDLLKHELTHLNNNPVKCSHCDFTCRQKIKLKIHEMKHTGDKPFECSRCNYKGYRKQDLQLHERIHKIDKDVKPYKCRYCDYVTNTKSTFQYHEMRHTGEKPFKCNICDYKCSRKAGIKEHQKVHSDEKPFKCTYCDYACKVKKSLRIHLMIHTGNKPYECDFCGYKGAIRTDMDRHLLVHTGEKPFQCSFCEFKCTRKTHLKSHEMRHTGEKPYQCALCEFRCRHISGLRNHVLQHMGEKPFQCNECGHKTRRKIDLQIHMRIHRAEKPYECGICGYRARRAADVNIHMKRHNTFDMEEDPLEGLE